The Lentimicrobiaceae bacterium DNA segment AGAAATTTTTATACAGAAATATTAGCTGTACCAATGCCAACTATCGCTCATATAAGCGACTCATTCTCCGATGGTTTTAGGGGCTTCGGACAAGTAATTTTTCAAAACAAATTAGTGTCGGGAATATTGTTTTTCTTGGCTGTATTTATTAGTTCACCAATAGCAGCACTGTACGGACTAGCCGGAGCAATTGTCTCCGATATTATTGCATTCGGCTTTGCCGCACCAATAGACGATATAAACCTTGGACTATACGGCTTCAACGCAGTTTTATGTGCAATAGTTTTCGCCGGAAATCAAGTCAGAGATGGCATTTGGGTCTTGCTTTCGGTAGTTCTTTCTTTATGCATCAGCATATTGATGATGAAATTTCACTTAACGCAGCTAACGTTCCCGTTCGTCTTAGCAACTTGGATAACTCTTTTTATTAAGAATAAAGTTCAACCATCGTTGAAGTGATTATTTGTTTGAATTTCTTGTGTAAAACACAACTTTATTTTCTTTCAATCACTTTAAAATCAAGGGAATAACTAAAAAGTTTTAAAAACCACCTTACTTGTGTCAGTATTTGGCACATCTTTTCTGTAATTTTGCAATATCAAATATAAAACACAGCAAAATGAGTCAGAAAAGAAAAAACAGCAAAGAAAATACTTCGGTGCTTTTCAATCGTTATGTTTGGTTGGCAGAAACCATTCAGCGTGCAGGTAGAATTACCTTTGAGGAAATAAACGAGAAATGGACGCGTTCCAATTTAAACTATTCGGGCGATGATTTGCCGTTGCGCACTTTTCACCACCACAGAGCAGCTATCGAAGAAATGTTCGATATAAACATTGCCTGCGATAGAGGAGCCGGATATTATTATTACATTGAAAATCAAGATGATATTCGCAGAGGCAACTTGCGTTCGTGGATGTTGAATGCGTTTTCGGTGGGTAATTTGCTCAACGAGAGTAGGGCTTTAAAAGATAGAATTTTGTTTGAAAAAATTCCTTCGGGGCATCAATACCTTTCTCCTTTGCTCGAATCGATAAGAGATAACCTGACGGTTGAAATAACTTATCAGAGCTTTGGTCGCGATGAGCCAAGCACCTTTACCATTGAGCCGTATTGCTTAAAGGTTTTCAAACAACGTTGGTACGTTTTGGCTAGAAGTCCGAAATACGACGAGCTGCGTATTTACTCGCTTGACCGCATACACGAGTTGGAAATCACCAAACTTCAATTTAATTATCCCGCCGATTTTTCTCCCGAAAGTTTTTTCTACGACAGTTTTGGAGTTATTGTTAATTCCGGCGAAGAAACAGAAACCGTAGAAATAAAAGTGTTCGACAATCAGCGTAAGTATTTCGAATCACTTCCTTTGCATCATTCGCAAACTTTAGTAGAGGAAAACGGCGACTACGCAACGTTTCAATACACTATTCGTCCGACCTACGATTTTATTCAGGAGTTGTTTATGCACGCCGAAAACGTAGAGGTAATAAAACCCAAATGGTTGCGAGAAGAATTTGCCAATAAGGTGCGGGAAATGAGCGAAATGTATAATACAAAATTGTAGAGCCGTGTCGAAAGAAAAAATTGGCGATAAAGAAGGTGCTAAAAAAGATAAAGAGACAAGAAAACAATTACAAAACAAACTGTAATTATAACAGATAAAAGTGAACTTCAATGAAAAGCAAAGAAGCATTACAAAATGACTATCAAAAATTCATCGACTATCTGAACTGTGGTGTTTACGGATTTACTTTCGATGAATTAGACTCTTATTCGGTAGAAGAATTGGAAACAATGGCAAATTTCGGTTGGAGCGACGAAGTTAGCGAAGAGTTGTACGAAATTATTATGCGACGCAGAAAACGAAAGCTGAACGAAATATTTGTCTTCAACCAAGATACTATTCCGGCAATAATTGAGCTTAATAACAAGTTGGCAGATTATTGTCGTGATTTAAAAAAGGAGACCGAAGACTTGTACAGCCGAGTGCAACAATTAAATTGGAGCAATTTCACAATAAGCGGTAAGGTTATAATACAAGGCGGCGAACCATTTATCGATTGTGCTATTACAACTATAAATGATAATTTGCTCTCGTTCAGTATTTCTTCCGGCGAAGGAATAGAGCAATTAAACATGTTTCCAATTTTCAACTTTCATAATAACTACGCCGACAAAATTTTATCTCATAACACGCAACAAGCCGCCAAAGTATTCGACGAGGCACGAGATTGCCACATTGGCTATGCTTTTTATTTACTTTATCGTAAAAGCTGCCTTAGTTTTCAAGATATGTTGGAAATTTGCAGCTTACAAAAAGAGATAAATATTCGTTACTATTCCGATATTGAAAGAATTTGTGACGAAATTAATGTGGAAGGCGAATAAAAACATTGAAAACTATGTTATTTAATTTTAAATAATTAGTAACTTTGAAGGTTATAATTAAAAAAACATATCGGGGTAGCTGAAAACCGTACAGAGTAGGCATAACAACTTAAATTTATATAACTATGGCAAAATACAACGAAAAATTAGATGCTCTATTTGAAGAATGGAAGAAAGAATTTGAAAAGAATGGACATACCGGTTTTTGTTATGACGGGTTAATGTACAGAGGTAAAAGTTGGAAAACAGAAGATGGAAAAAAAACTTATTATGGTAAAGGTTTAGGGGATGAAAATTCCATGTGGTTGAATGCAGAAAAACGGATTCTTTTTCTACTTAAAGAGCCAAATAAAAATCCGGATCAAGATACACGTGAGTTTTTCCCAGGAGCTAATTATGGTAGTATTTCAAGACACTACAAAAATATAGCATATTGGCTATTTGGACTAATTTCATTTAAAGAAAATAATAATGCTCCTGAATTTGGAAAAATAGATTTTTGGGAAGATGTTTTTCCAGTATTTGACACTGAGCCGTACGCAATAGTTAATTGTAAGAAAGAATCAGGTGGGAGTAAAACAGATGCAGGTGAGTTATCAGAACACA contains these protein-coding regions:
- a CDS encoding WYL domain-containing protein; this translates as MSQKRKNSKENTSVLFNRYVWLAETIQRAGRITFEEINEKWTRSNLNYSGDDLPLRTFHHHRAAIEEMFDINIACDRGAGYYYYIENQDDIRRGNLRSWMLNAFSVGNLLNESRALKDRILFEKIPSGHQYLSPLLESIRDNLTVEITYQSFGRDEPSTFTIEPYCLKVFKQRWYVLARSPKYDELRIYSLDRIHELEITKLQFNYPADFSPESFFYDSFGVIVNSGEETETVEIKVFDNQRKYFESLPLHHSQTLVEENGDYATFQYTIRPTYDFIQELFMHAENVEVIKPKWLREEFANKVREMSEMYNTKL
- a CDS encoding urea transporter codes for the protein MPQKISNNTLFAKSVSIITVTLKGFGQIMLQENRITGLLFLIGIFYGSPVMGLSALLSVICGTSTAYLLKYDKTEINKGLYGFSAALVGVAVMLFLKPVFWSWIIVVVGSVLAAMLQHFFIKRNFPAFTFPFVVVTWVILLICRNFYTEILAVPMPTIAHISDSFSDGFRGFGQVIFQNKLVSGILFFLAVFISSPIAALYGLAGAIVSDIIAFGFAAPIDDINLGLYGFNAVLCAIVFAGNQVRDGIWVLLSVVLSLCISILMMKFHLTQLTFPFVLATWITLFIKNKVQPSLK